In Pseudomonas sp. FP1742, the DNA window ACCGACCACACCGAAATTGGGCAAGGCCGCCTCGGCGATCATAAACACGATGCCAAAGGTGATCAGCCAGATCCCGATCGGGTCGGGAACCAGCACTACAACGGTGTCCGCTGCGAAAACCGGTCCGCTCAGGGCCAACAGCAGCGCAATTACCCAGCAACGAATGTTCACTTGACCCTCCGGGAGAGTCATCCGTCCGCGAGCCGTTCGTGGCTCTGTATACAAGTCTAGTTGAGCCTGCGGCTGTATGATTTTTGACCAGTTGTAGACCGTATCCGACGGGCGGATTTCCCGCCGGATCCCACCAGCGGGCCTAGACTTTTAATGGAGAGAAAAATTTCAACCATCGTCCGCCATTCGTTGTTGCGGACACCGAGGTGCATCATGCGTATGGCAAGAACCGTGCAGAACAGCCTGGAAAAGGCGCACTGCGAATATGACATCGTTTCCCATCCGCACTCGGCCAGCAGCCTTGAAACGGCACGGCTCGCGGGCATCCCCGCTGAACGGGTGGCCAAATCGGTGATCCTCGACGATCGCCACGGGCATTACTTGATGGCCGTACTGCCCGCCAGCCGTCACCTGGACCTGAGCAAAGTCCGTGGCAGCAGCGAATGGCAAGTCACCCGGGAAAGCAATTTGCCGCGCCTGTTCGACGATTGCGAACGCGGCGCCGTGCCTGCATTGGGCGAATCCTATGGACTGGACATGGTCATTGACCCGATGCTGACCCGGCAGAAAGACATCTACCTCGAAGCCGGCAACCACAACAACCTGGTACACATGAGCGTACCGGAATATCTGAAAATGGTGCCGCATGCCGAGGTCTGCGAGTTGAGTCTGTCGGCGTAACCGCCGTCATCGCGGGCAAGCCCACCTCCACAGGAATTGCAAAAAACCTGTGGCAGCGGGCGTGCCCGCGAATGGCCGCGTCGCGGTCACCCTCATTCAGCCATCACGAAGGAGCCCGACATGGAATCCCCCACCCACAGCCTCCCGGCCCTGTTCAAACAACTCGGCCTGCCTGACGACCCCGAAAGCATTGATAAATTCATCGCCACCCATTCACCGCTAAAACCCGAACTGCACCTGGCGGACGCGTTCTTCTGGAGCGAGAGCCAGGCAGAGTTACTGCGTGAGGAAATTCTGGATGACGCGGATTGGGCGGAGGTGGTGGATCAGTTGGATGTAATGCTGAGGAAGGGGCGGGGGGTGTAAAAAAATCTGGAGAAAAATGGCGAAATGTAAAAAAAACTGGTGAGTGGTAAAAAAATCTGGGCTTTAATCGCCAAAGTGAATTTTTTCCGTGGAAGCTCGCCATGCCTGTTGTTGGATACGCCTACCTGCGCGATGCGCTGAATCTCAAGGCCTTCGCACCCAAACGCGCGGCGATGATCAAGCCTGTCACTCGTATCACATTGATCGGTGATTGCTTGGCTGTTCCACAGTCTGTGGCACCCGTTCAAGGTTCAATGCTTGAGCATATTCTTTTTGCCCTCAAGCACGAAGGCGTCAATCTCTGCATTCTTGCCCAGGCGCTTGAAATTGTTTCTGCTGAGCAACTGCTGGATGAGTTGGCCAAATCCCCAAATGGCGTATTTATCCGCAAGGCCTGTTTCTTGTGGGAGAGCTTCACCGGGCAGCAGCTTGAGTATTCGGTGCCGGTGCGGGGCGGTGTCGTCGCGCTATTTGATCCAAAGCTCTATGTAACCGGCCCGGCTGTGCGCAACAGCCGCTGGCGTATCGATTTCAACGGTTTGGGTTCTCTGCGTTACTGTGCCACCGTGGAACGAACACCTGAACTCGAAACCCTGCTCAGTCTCGACATTCTCGGTCGAGCCAAAGCCTTCATGGCGACTTTGCCGCCCGAAATGATGGATCGTGCCATCAACTGGGCTTATCTCCACGAAACCCGCGACTCCTTCGCCATCGAGAAAGAAGAACCCAGCGAAGAGAAGTCTCGTCGTTTTGTTCAACTGTTGCGCCAGGCTCATGAGGGGCGCGAGTTGAGTGAAGACTATCTGGTCGAACTGCAGAACAGCACCGTTTCCAACCCTTTCGATAAGGCCGTCCTGTTTCGCCATGAACAGAACCACCTGCATAACGGCTTGAGAGGTGCCGCCGGCGTCAGCTATGTCCCTCCCGCTCCGGATCTGTGTCGTGAACTGATGGAAGAGTTGATGACCTTCGCCAATCGGTCCTCAAAACAGGTCGACCCCTTGGTGGCGGCTGCAGTGACCGCATTTGGCTTCGTCTTCCTTCACCCGTTCATGGACGGCAATGGCCGGCTATCACGTTTCTTGATCCACCAGACCCTTTGCCATTCCGGTGCGCTGGAAAATGGCCTTTTACTGCCTGTTTCCGTAGCGATGAAACACGAAGAGTCCAACTACTTGGCTGCCCTCAAGGACTTCTCGCATTCTGCTCGCGACTTTTGGAATGTCACTTGGCTGGACGTCGATCAAATGGCTTTCGAATTCATCGGCCACCCGTCTATTTATCGCTACTGGGACGCCACCCGCTGCGTCGAATTCACCCTGCAAATGGCTCGTCGTGCCTTGGAGGTTGAACTGCGGGAAGAGACCGAGTTTCTCGACAGGTACGATCGTGTGATCAAGGCGGTGAATCAACGTTTTGATGTGCGCGGGAGTGATCTGTCGAAGCTGGTGATGATGTGTCTGGACAATGACGGGAAGGTCTCCAAGAACCGGCGCAAGCAGTTTCAGTACAGCGTGCCGGAGGAGGTTTTTGAGTTTATTGAACAAGAAGCCGGAAGGTTATTGAGTGATATCTAGGCACGTCAGATGTGCTTCAGGCATGAGAATTGTTTCAAAACTTGACCAGCTTTCCCCACCAATGCCATATTGATAGTTAGCAAACTAACAGTGTGTACATTCTCTCGTGCCAAAGAATCTCGCCGCTCTCCAGATGAACATCAGCAGCTCCATGGTGGTGGCCGCCAGGCATTGGCGGAAGATCTGCCAGACCACGCTGGTCAACTATGGGATCTCCGAAGCCTGCGCCGCCCCGCTATTGATGATCGGGCGTTTGGGCGAGGGTGTGCGGCAGGTGACGGTTGCGCAGGCGGCGGGGATGGAGAGCCCGTCTCTGGTGCGGCTGCTGGATCAGCTGTGTCATGCCGGTTACGTCTGCCGTACCGAAGACATTCATGACCGACGCGCCAAATGCCTGAGCCTGACCGCGACCGGTCGCGAGTTGGTGCAGGCGGTCGAAGCTGAGTTGGTGCGTTTGCGCCAGGAGGTGCTCGAAGGCATCGACCAGAGTGATCTGGAAGCGGCGCTACGGGTACTCAAAGCCTTCGAAGCGGCCAATCATCTGCCGGTGGTTCAGCCTTGAGCGGTTTTTTCACCGGCGTGCCCCCGGCGCGAGACTGGTTCTACGGGGTGCGCACGTTCGCGGCCTCGATGATCGCGCTGTACATCGCCATGCTCATGCAAATGCCTCGTCCGTATTGGGCGATGGCCACGGTGTATATCGTTTCCAGCCCGTTCCTCGGCCCTACCAGCTCCAAGGCGTTGTACCGCGCGGTAGGCACCTTGCTCGGTGCGGCGGCGGCGGTGTTGTTTGTGCCGATGTTCGTTCAGAGCCCTTATGTGCTGGTGGTGGTCATCGCACTGTGGACCGGGATTTTGCTGTTCCTGTCCTTGCATCTGCGCACCGCCAACAGCTATGCCTTGATGCTCGCCGGTTACACCTTGCCGCTGATCGCCTTGCCGGTGGTGAATAATCCGTTGGCGGTGTGGGACGTGGCCGAAGCGCGTACCGAAGAAATCTTCCTCGGTATCGCCTGCGCGGCAGTGGTCGGCGCCATGTTCTGGCCACGGCGGCTGGCGCCGGTGTTCAACGATTCGGTGAACAAATGGTTTGCCGATGCCTCGACCTACAGCTTGCGTTTCCTCAGTCGCACCGTGCAGCCGGAGGAAGTCAGCGCCCTGCGTTCATCGATGGTGGCGAACTTCAACAGTCTGGAATTGATGATCGGTCAGTTGTCCCACGAGGGCGCGCGACCGCAAACAGTGCGCAATACCAAGGAACTGCGCGGTCGGATGATTCATCTGTTGCCGGTGATCGACGCCCTCGACGATGCGCTTTATGCCCTCGAGCGGCGCACACCGGAGCTTGTGGATAAGTTCGCGCCACTGCTGACCGCAACCAGTGAGTGGCTCGCCCATAAAGACTCTGACCTCGATCGTTGGCAGGCTCTGAAAAACCGGCTCCAGGCGCTGCAACCCAGTGCCGAGGCGCTAGACGATCGCAAGCAATTGCTGTTTTCCAACGCGCTGTATCGCCTCGGCGAGTGGATCGATCTGTGGCAAGACTGTCGCAGCCTGCAATACGCCATTCAGTGCGAGAGCCAGGACAGTTGGCGCGCGGTGTATCGGCACTGGCGCCTGGGTCGGCTGTCGCCATTTCTCGACCGTGGCTTGATGCTCTATTCGGCGGTTTCTACGGTCACCGCGATCATCGTCGCCTCGGTGCTGTGGATTCTGCTCGGCTGGACCGACGGCGGCAGCGCGGTGATTCTCGCGGCGGTGGCGTGCAGTTTCTTTGCGTCAATGGACGACCCGGCACCGCAGATCTACCGGTTCTTTTTCTGGACCGCAATGTCGGTGCTGTTCGCCGGCCTTTATCTGTTTTTGATCCTGCCGAACCTGCATGACTTCCCGATGCTGGTGCTGGCGTTCGCCATCCCGTTCATCTGCGTCGGTACCTTGACGGTACAGCCGCGCTTTTATCTGGGGATGTTGCTGACCATCGTCAACACCTCGTCCTTCATCAGTATTCAGGGCGCCTACGACGCGGATTTTCTCAGTTTCACCAACTCCAACCTGGCCGGGCCCATGGGGTTACTGTTCGCGTTCATCTGGACCCTGATCGCCCGGCCATTCGGTGCGGAACTGGCGGCCAAGCGCCTGACCCGTTTCAGCTGGCGCGACATCGTCGGCCTGACCGAGCCGGCCACGCTGGCCGAACACCGGCATATGGGCGTGCAGATGCTCGATCGCCTGATGCAGCATTTGCCGCGACTGGCCATGACCGGCCAGGACACTGGCATCGCCCTGCGCGAAGTGCGCGTGGCCCTGAATCTGCTGGACCTGCTCGCCTATTCGCCGCGAGTGCCCGGTGCGCCGCAGGCGTTGCTGCGCCAGGTGGTGGCTGAAGTCGGCGAGTACTTCAAGGCCTGCCTCAAGGCCGGTGAACGTCTGCCGGCGCCTAGCCCGTTGCTGATGACCCTCGATCGCACCCGCCGCGCCCTCGGCGGCCAAGGTGATGAGGAAACCCGTCTGCATCTGCTGCACGCCTTGAGCGGCCTGCGTCTGGCGCTGTTGCCGGGCGTCGAGTTTGTCGGAACGGGCGAACTCGAGGAACCGCTTCCCCATGGCATCGATGGAGCGCCTTTATGATCGGTGATCTGGATATCAGCGGGGTGTTCCTGCCCACGCTGCTGGTGCTGATGGGCATTACCTATGTGTTGTTCCTGTTGGTGCACGGGGTGCTGACGCGCCTGCACTTTTACCGTCTGGTCTGGCACCGGGCATTGTTCAACGTGGCTCTCTACGCTGTGCTGCTCGGCGTCGTGGACTCACTCAGTCGATACCTGATGACATGAAAAAACCTTTTTTGACCCTTGGCCGTGTGGTCCTGACGTTGTTGATCGTGACCTTCGCCGTTGTCGTGGTCTGGCGCATGGTCATGTATTACATGTTCGCGCCCTGGACCCGGGACGGGCACATCCGTGCCGACATCGTGCAGATTGCCCCGGATGTATCGGGGCTGATCCAGCAAGTGGAGGTGCGCGACAACCAGTGGGTGAAGCGCGGCCAGGTGCTGTTCAGCATCGATCAGGACCGGTTCAAGCTGGCCCTGCGCCAAGCCAAAGCGGCGGTCGCCGACCGTCAGGAAACCCTGGCCCAGGCCCAGCGCGAGGCCAAGCGTAACCGAGGCCTGGGCAATCTGGTCCCGGCCGAGCAACTGGAAGAAAGCCAGTCCCGGGTGGCCCGCGCCGAAGTGGCGTTGATGGAGGCGCAAGTAACGGTGGATAGCGCCCAGCTCAACCTCGACCGCTCGGTGATCCGCAGCCCGGTGGATGGCTACGTCAACGACCGGGCGCCGCGCTCCCAGGAGTTCGTCAGCGCCGGGCGCCCCGTGTTGTCGGTGGTCGACAGCAATTCCTTCCACATCGACGGTTATTTCGAAGAAACCAAACTGGACGGCATTCATGTCGGCCAGAGCGTCAACATTCGGGTGATCGGCGACCGTGCGCGCCTGCGCGGGCATGTCGAAAGCATCGTCGCCGGCATCGAAGACCGCGACCGCAGCAGTGGCAGCAACCTGTTGCCCAACGTCAACCCGGCGTTCAGTTGGGTGCGGCTGGCCCAGCGGATTCCGGTGCGAATCGCTTTCGATGAGGTGCCGGAAGATTTCCGCATGATTGCCGGTCGTACGGCCACCGTGTCGATCATCGACGATCAAACCGGGGAGCCGGCGAAATGAGCAGGGCCTCGGGTTTGGCGGTTGCCGGATTGGGCTTGCTGCTGTCGGGCTGCCAGGTGGTGGGGCCGGATTATCACCTGCCGGATGAGGCAGCCGTGCACCGTGAAGACTTTCAGGGCAACCTGGCGGTGAACGGCAAAAATGTGGTCTCGGCGCCGGTGCCCAGCGATTGGTGGCGACTGTATCAGGACCCGCGTCTGGACCAATTGGTGCAGCAGGCCATGGCGTCCAATACCGATTTACGGGTGGCGGCGGCGAATCTTTCGCGGGCTCGCGCTCAGGTCGACGAAGCGCAGGCGGCGGGCGGTTGGAGCGGCGGCGTGAAGGTCGGCGCCCAGCGTTTGCAGGAGTCCGGCGAAGCGTTCTTGCTGCCGGAGAAAGTGCCCGTGGCCAACGTCGGCGATATCGGCATCGCGACCTCGTATCAGTTCGACCTGTTCGGCACCTTGCAGCGCGGCATCGAAGCGGCCAAAGCCAATGCCGATGCGACCCAGGCGGCAGCGGATACCGCGCGCATCACCCTGGTGGCCGATGTGGTGCGGGCTTACACCCAGGTCTGCGCGGCCAACGAAGAGCGGCAGATCGCCCAGCATTCCCTCGACCTGCAAGCCCAGAGCACCTCCCTGACCCAGCGCTTGCGCGATGCCGGACGCGGTGATGAAACCCAGGTCACCCGTTCGCAAACCCAATTCAAATCCTTGCGCGCCGAATTGCCGCGCTATGAAGCCGCACGTCAGGCCGGGTTGTTCCGCTTGTCGATGCTGCTGGCCAAACCTGTCGAGCAATTGCCGGCGGGCACCAGCGACTGCGCCGAACTGCCGAAAATTGCCCAATTGTTACCGGTGGGAGACGGGGCCACGCTGCTCAAACGTCGACCCGACGTGCGCCAGGCCGAGCGCAGATTGGCGGCGGCCACCGCCGGCATCGGCATTGCCACCGGCGAGTTGTACCCGGACATCAGTATCGGTGCGACCGTGGGTACGGTCGGCATCCTGGAAAACCTCGGCAAACCGTCGACCAATCGCTGGGGCTTCGGTCCGTTGCTGACCTGGACCGTGCCGTCCAACGGCTCCCGCGCGCGAATCCGTGAGGCCGAGTTCGCAACCCAAGGCGCGCTGGCGCATTTCGATGGCGTGGTGCTCAACGCCATCCGCGAAACTCAGACCGGCCTGGCGCAATACTCCGCACAACTTCAGCGTCGCGATGCGCTGGCGGATGCCGAACAGTCGGCGCAACTGGCGGCAGACCAGACTCACCGCTTCTTCCAGGCCGGTCGCGCATCGTTCCTGGCGGACTTGCAAGCCACCCGCACCTACACCGACGTACGGGCGCAACTGGCCTCGGCCAACACCCAGGTTGCCATGAGCCAGATCGATTTGTTCCTCGCTTTGGGCGGTGGCTGGGAAAGTGGACGAACGCAAGGCTCACAACCCGGCAAACCCTGAGGCCGTTGCTATGCTTTGATTTGATGGGGTCGCGCGGCGAACCCGTCGATCAAGGCTTGCGTTGGTCATGGGGATCTAATAATGAAAAACCCTTATGCTCCCGGCTTCTGGTGCGCCATTGCGGCATTGGTTTTGCTGTCGGCCACTTATTTCTACGGCGTCATGCTGGCCCACCAGCTCGACAAGGCGCTGATCTTCCTCGACAGCGCGGCGGCGCTGATCGCCGTCATGGCCATCGTGGTGGTCGCCTGGGCCTCGCTCCAGAACCAGCGCATCAAGAAGCGACAACTCGAACAAGGTAAAACCCTGGTGCTGATCTGGGACACCAAAGTGGCTTTGCGCCGGGTTGAAACGGTGTTCGACCGGTATTTCTGGGGCAGTTACTGGCAACCGGGGCGCACGTTCCAGGAAGTCATGGGGGAACTCACCGGCACGCCACTGGAAAAAAGCCTCGAAACCTTGAAGAAACAATGCCTGGCGCTGGACAAGCAAGTGGCCGACGAGGGGTGGCACTGGCTCAACAATGCCCGTGAACTGTCCGATGTCGCCACCGCCATGGCCCGCGAACGCTATCAGCTGGACTTCTGCGACCCGCGCGGGGAGGTGACCGGCGGGGCGGTGATCAATCGGGATTTTGAAGTGCTGGTGTATACGTGGACCGCTCGATTGAAAAGCTTTGATCATCAGCTTGATGAGATCGAGGTTCAGTATTCGTAAGGTTGGATTGGCAGGGCTGACGCCTTCGCGAGCAAGCCCGCTCCCACAGTGGAACGCATTCCAGTGTGGGAGCGGGCTTGCTCGCGAAGGCGATTGAACGATCGCCGAAACTCTCGACCCCTGCCAGTTGTCCACAGGCAGCCGCACCCTATGGACACTCTTTCACCTTTAATCATTGGGCCGCTCCGCGGCGCAAATGCTAATCTCCTCGTCACTTTCAGCGCAGTCGTGACCGCGACCTGTCATGGGTTCAGGGAAGACGACCACACTTTCAACAATGGACATTGATCGGGTACTTCATGAATAAATCAGCAGGCGTGCTTCTAGGAATTGTCGTGGCCATCGGTGCAATCAGCGCTGGCGGCGCCTGGTACACCGGCAGCAAACTCGAGGGGGTGCTGAACAGCTCGATCGCCGACGCCAACAAGGAACTGCAAGCTTCGCTGGCAGGTTCCAACGGCACGGCGTCGCTGGAGCTGGTATCGCTGGAGCGTCATGTGTTCAGCAGCACCGCCCACTACCGCCTCAAGGGCGAGGGCGAGATGTTTGGTGAAACGCCGATGGAGATGTTGTTCGTCGACCACATCGAACACGGCCCGTTGCCGTTCTCGCGTCTGATGTCGCTGAAGTGGTTGCCGGTGCTGGCCACCAGTCACTATGAGCTGGAAAAAACGCCGCTGACCGAGAAGTGGTTTGCCGCCGCCAAGGACAAATCGCCGGTCAAAGGCGTGGTCAACATCGGTTATGACAACTCCACCAAGGGCACTCTCGAATTTCTGCCGCTGGAAGCGGCACTGGATGACAAGTCCAACCTGACGTTCACCGGGTTGAAACTCGACGTGGCCGCCAGTGCCCAGGCGCAAAAGGTCAAGGCCGACGGTTACATGGACAGCCTGAAACTGACCACCGTGGCTGAAGACCAGACCCCGGTTCAGGTCGAGCTCAACGGCTTGACCCTGGCCAGTAATCTGACCAAAAGCACGTACGGCTATTACGTCGGCGAAAACACCCTCGAGCTGACCAACAGCAAAACCACCTTCGGCCCCAAACAGTCGGTACTCGGTTTCAAGAACTTTGAAATGAAGAACCAGACCGAGGAGTCGGGCACCAACGCTTCGGGGCGTGCCGATTACAAGGTTGGTGAAGTGTCTTTGAACGGCAAGGTTGTCGGTTCCGCGCAGATGGCCATGAGCCTGAAAAACCTCGACATCCCGTCCACGATGTCGCTGATGCAGATCTACCAGACCAAACTGCAGCCATATGAAAGGGCTGCTGCTGAAGCCACTGCCGCCGGGCTGCCGGCGCCGCAACTGAACCTGACCCCGGCCGAAGAGGCCCAGGTCAAGACCGGTCTGGAAAAGCTGCTGGCCGCGGGCCCTCAGGTGGCGCTGGAAAACCTGTCATTCAATACCAGCAACGGTGAAAGTCGCGCCAACCTGGTGCTGGACCTGACCAAGCCGCAATCCATGGACCTGCCGCCAGACCAGTTGGTCAAGCAGTTGATCGCGTTGCTGGACTTCAACGTACGGGTGTCCAAGCCAATGCTCGTTGATGTGCTCACCGTGCAGTCGCAGATCGACGGCCAGACCGACGCCAAGCTCATCGCCGATCAGGCGAGTGCAACCGCCGACATGTTCGGCAGCATGGCGGTCGGTACGCAACTGGCGAAACTGGACGGTAACAATGTCGTCACCAAGCTGCATTACGCCAACAATCAGGTGGACTTCAACGGCCAGAAAATGACCCTTGAGGAATTTGTCGGCTTCGTGATGGGCAAACTCGGCGGCACTACCACGATCCAGTAGAACCGCAGGCTCTCGCGCAACGCCCGGCCTCTGCAACAAGCAGATGCCGGGCGTTTTGCTGTCTGGGGTTTCGAAACGGGGGTGAGGGGTAAGCCCCAACACCAGTCAGTTAAGCGTGGAACCTGTGGGAGCGGGCTTGCTCGCGAAGGCGGCGGCACATTCAACATCACAGTGACTGAGACGCCGCTTTCGCGAGCAAGCCCGCTCCCACAACTGGCATTGGAGGGCGTCACGAATCTGAAGAAATATTGTGCCCTGAATAATTGACTACGCTTGCATGCAAGACTGCTTCGATAAAGCCTGGCTGGGTCTTTCGACCCGGCTTTCCGTTACGAGTGGGCAAGGGGACATCAGGACCCGGCTGGCCATGTAAGGATGCTGACGAATGCCGCGTATTGCTGGTCCCTTTATTCATCGTGGGCTGCGCCCCTTGTTTCGCGTTGCGTTGTGCGGCCAATTGCTGTGGCCGGCGCTGGCGCTCGCCGATACCCCTTACGATCAAATGGTTCGCGATGCGCGGGCCGGCAACTACACGCCTGCGCTGACGGTGTTGCGCCAGGTGCCGGTAAGCCAGGCCTCCACTGGCCAGATCAGCGATCACTTGCAGATCGCCAGCTGGGCGGGGCTGGATGCGGAAGTGGTACAGGTCTATGAAACCCAAGGGCGAGATCGGGCGTTGCCGGTCCA includes these proteins:
- a CDS encoding aminoacyl-tRNA deacylase, with product MRMARTVQNSLEKAHCEYDIVSHPHSASSLETARLAGIPAERVAKSVILDDRHGHYLMAVLPASRHLDLSKVRGSSEWQVTRESNLPRLFDDCERGAVPALGESYGLDMVIDPMLTRQKDIYLEAGNHNNLVHMSVPEYLKMVPHAEVCELSLSA
- a CDS encoding DUF2789 domain-containing protein; its protein translation is MESPTHSLPALFKQLGLPDDPESIDKFIATHSPLKPELHLADAFFWSESQAELLREEILDDADWAEVVDQLDVMLRKGRGV
- a CDS encoding Fic family protein produces the protein MPVVGYAYLRDALNLKAFAPKRAAMIKPVTRITLIGDCLAVPQSVAPVQGSMLEHILFALKHEGVNLCILAQALEIVSAEQLLDELAKSPNGVFIRKACFLWESFTGQQLEYSVPVRGGVVALFDPKLYVTGPAVRNSRWRIDFNGLGSLRYCATVERTPELETLLSLDILGRAKAFMATLPPEMMDRAINWAYLHETRDSFAIEKEEPSEEKSRRFVQLLRQAHEGRELSEDYLVELQNSTVSNPFDKAVLFRHEQNHLHNGLRGAAGVSYVPPAPDLCRELMEELMTFANRSSKQVDPLVAAAVTAFGFVFLHPFMDGNGRLSRFLIHQTLCHSGALENGLLLPVSVAMKHEESNYLAALKDFSHSARDFWNVTWLDVDQMAFEFIGHPSIYRYWDATRCVEFTLQMARRALEVELREETEFLDRYDRVIKAVNQRFDVRGSDLSKLVMMCLDNDGKVSKNRRKQFQYSVPEEVFEFIEQEAGRLLSDI
- a CDS encoding MarR family winged helix-turn-helix transcriptional regulator, which produces MNISSSMVVAARHWRKICQTTLVNYGISEACAAPLLMIGRLGEGVRQVTVAQAAGMESPSLVRLLDQLCHAGYVCRTEDIHDRRAKCLSLTATGRELVQAVEAELVRLRQEVLEGIDQSDLEAALRVLKAFEAANHLPVVQP
- a CDS encoding FUSC family protein: MSGFFTGVPPARDWFYGVRTFAASMIALYIAMLMQMPRPYWAMATVYIVSSPFLGPTSSKALYRAVGTLLGAAAAVLFVPMFVQSPYVLVVVIALWTGILLFLSLHLRTANSYALMLAGYTLPLIALPVVNNPLAVWDVAEARTEEIFLGIACAAVVGAMFWPRRLAPVFNDSVNKWFADASTYSLRFLSRTVQPEEVSALRSSMVANFNSLELMIGQLSHEGARPQTVRNTKELRGRMIHLLPVIDALDDALYALERRTPELVDKFAPLLTATSEWLAHKDSDLDRWQALKNRLQALQPSAEALDDRKQLLFSNALYRLGEWIDLWQDCRSLQYAIQCESQDSWRAVYRHWRLGRLSPFLDRGLMLYSAVSTVTAIIVASVLWILLGWTDGGSAVILAAVACSFFASMDDPAPQIYRFFFWTAMSVLFAGLYLFLILPNLHDFPMLVLAFAIPFICVGTLTVQPRFYLGMLLTIVNTSSFISIQGAYDADFLSFTNSNLAGPMGLLFAFIWTLIARPFGAELAAKRLTRFSWRDIVGLTEPATLAEHRHMGVQMLDRLMQHLPRLAMTGQDTGIALREVRVALNLLDLLAYSPRVPGAPQALLRQVVAEVGEYFKACLKAGERLPAPSPLLMTLDRTRRALGGQGDEETRLHLLHALSGLRLALLPGVEFVGTGELEEPLPHGIDGAPL
- a CDS encoding DUF1656 domain-containing protein — its product is MIGDLDISGVFLPTLLVLMGITYVLFLLVHGVLTRLHFYRLVWHRALFNVALYAVLLGVVDSLSRYLMT
- a CDS encoding HlyD family secretion protein; translated protein: MKKPFLTLGRVVLTLLIVTFAVVVVWRMVMYYMFAPWTRDGHIRADIVQIAPDVSGLIQQVEVRDNQWVKRGQVLFSIDQDRFKLALRQAKAAVADRQETLAQAQREAKRNRGLGNLVPAEQLEESQSRVARAEVALMEAQVTVDSAQLNLDRSVIRSPVDGYVNDRAPRSQEFVSAGRPVLSVVDSNSFHIDGYFEETKLDGIHVGQSVNIRVIGDRARLRGHVESIVAGIEDRDRSSGSNLLPNVNPAFSWVRLAQRIPVRIAFDEVPEDFRMIAGRTATVSIIDDQTGEPAK
- a CDS encoding efflux transporter outer membrane subunit, yielding MSRASGLAVAGLGLLLSGCQVVGPDYHLPDEAAVHREDFQGNLAVNGKNVVSAPVPSDWWRLYQDPRLDQLVQQAMASNTDLRVAAANLSRARAQVDEAQAAGGWSGGVKVGAQRLQESGEAFLLPEKVPVANVGDIGIATSYQFDLFGTLQRGIEAAKANADATQAAADTARITLVADVVRAYTQVCAANEERQIAQHSLDLQAQSTSLTQRLRDAGRGDETQVTRSQTQFKSLRAELPRYEAARQAGLFRLSMLLAKPVEQLPAGTSDCAELPKIAQLLPVGDGATLLKRRPDVRQAERRLAAATAGIGIATGELYPDISIGATVGTVGILENLGKPSTNRWGFGPLLTWTVPSNGSRARIREAEFATQGALAHFDGVVLNAIRETQTGLAQYSAQLQRRDALADAEQSAQLAADQTHRFFQAGRASFLADLQATRTYTDVRAQLASANTQVAMSQIDLFLALGGGWESGRTQGSQPGKP
- a CDS encoding NADH:ubiquinone oxidoreductase subunit N yields the protein MKNPYAPGFWCAIAALVLLSATYFYGVMLAHQLDKALIFLDSAAALIAVMAIVVVAWASLQNQRIKKRQLEQGKTLVLIWDTKVALRRVETVFDRYFWGSYWQPGRTFQEVMGELTGTPLEKSLETLKKQCLALDKQVADEGWHWLNNARELSDVATAMARERYQLDFCDPRGEVTGGAVINRDFEVLVYTWTARLKSFDHQLDEIEVQYS
- a CDS encoding YdgA family protein, which encodes MNKSAGVLLGIVVAIGAISAGGAWYTGSKLEGVLNSSIADANKELQASLAGSNGTASLELVSLERHVFSSTAHYRLKGEGEMFGETPMEMLFVDHIEHGPLPFSRLMSLKWLPVLATSHYELEKTPLTEKWFAAAKDKSPVKGVVNIGYDNSTKGTLEFLPLEAALDDKSNLTFTGLKLDVAASAQAQKVKADGYMDSLKLTTVAEDQTPVQVELNGLTLASNLTKSTYGYYVGENTLELTNSKTTFGPKQSVLGFKNFEMKNQTEESGTNASGRADYKVGEVSLNGKVVGSAQMAMSLKNLDIPSTMSLMQIYQTKLQPYERAAAEATAAGLPAPQLNLTPAEEAQVKTGLEKLLAAGPQVALENLSFNTSNGESRANLVLDLTKPQSMDLPPDQLVKQLIALLDFNVRVSKPMLVDVLTVQSQIDGQTDAKLIADQASATADMFGSMAVGTQLAKLDGNNVVTKLHYANNQVDFNGQKMTLEEFVGFVMGKLGGTTTIQ